From the genome of Acidimicrobiales bacterium:
CCGGGTGCTGTTCGTGACCAACAACTCGTCGCTGACCGTGGGGGAGTACGTGGCCAAGCTCCAGCGGATGGGCATCGACGTGCCGCCCGCTGACATCGTCACGTCGGCTCAGGCCGCCGCCGGCCTGCTGAAGGTGGGGAGCTCCGCCGTTGTGTGCGGCGGGGCCGGCGTCACCGAGGCCCTGCGGGAGCGCGGCGTCGAGCCCAGGTCGGAGGGACCGGCCGACGCGTTGGTGGTCGGGTGGAACCGCGACTTCGACTTCGCCCTGCTGACGGTGGCATGCCGGGCCGTATGGGACGGCGCCACGTTCGTGGCCACCAACCGGGACGCCACCTATCCGACGCCTGACGGATTGCTGCCGGGGGCGGGTGCGCTGGTGGCGGCGGTGGCCTTCGCCACCGGGACCGAGCCCGTGGTGGCCGGCAAGCCCAACCCGCCGGTGGCCGAGCTGCTCCTGGCCCGGGCCGGGGGACGCGTCGACCTCGTGGTCGGGGACCGGCTGGACACCGACGGGCTGCTGGCGCAGCGCCTCGGGGTCCCCTTCGGGCTGGTGCTGTCGGGAGTTACCCGGGAGCATCCGAAGGAGGGGGACGGGGCGCCGGCCCACGTGGCGGCCGACTTCAACGGCTTGGTGGAGGCGGTGGCGGGGTAGCGTTTCCCGTCATGGCCC
Proteins encoded in this window:
- a CDS encoding HAD-IIA family hydrolase; this encodes MPTDAGSVWVVDLDGVIWLADNPIPHGDEAVARARARGVRVLFVTNNSSLTVGEYVAKLQRMGIDVPPADIVTSAQAAAGLLKVGSSAVVCGGAGVTEALRERGVEPRSEGPADALVVGWNRDFDFALLTVACRAVWDGATFVATNRDATYPTPDGLLPGAGALVAAVAFATGTEPVVAGKPNPPVAELLLARAGGRVDLVVGDRLDTDGLLAQRLGVPFGLVLSGVTREHPKEGDGAPAHVAADFNGLVEAVAG